In one Aromatoleum aromaticum EbN1 genomic region, the following are encoded:
- a CDS encoding glycosyltransferase, with translation MKYAASLIYRLIVALILAGLVAGAQYLFAERWNRGTEFIGAGNSIRGYAYSPFQRDQSPLKGTYPNEAEIAADLDLLAQTGERIRTYGSTEVPAIVRLAGERRLTVTAGAWLSPDPEANDREIDALIESAREMRHIERVIVGNEVLLRGDLSVAELSTYLDKVRKALRRPKVPVSTAEPWHVWLKHPELAKSVDFITVHLLPYHEGVPVESAVEYVLMRYDELAKAFPKKKIVIGEVGWPSRGPVMNSFGAEETTSVPSVENEARFIREFLAHPRSPTLDYFIMEAIDQPWKIQLEGWAGAYWGMFNAERQAKFPLEGLVVQDIRWHEKARMAALIALVPMFLICFLLRDWSILGRLWLSALIQACAVTLVIGANVPADYYLTQRDLIGLAMLIGATVLTIAVLLSHGFEFGEVLFKRRWKRRFLPLTPLAAEREPFVSIHLACCNEPPEMVIATIDSLAAMNYGNFEVLVLDNNTKDEALWKPLEARCAELGSRFRFFHLENWPGFKAGALNFGLKQTDPRAEVVGVVDADYVVSPDWLSCLIPHFDAADVAVVQAPQAHRDWETQPFRRMCNWEFEGFFRIGMHHRNERNALIQHGTMTLVRRLALEEVGGWSEWCICEDTELGLRLIEKGYDTRYVDHILGRGLTPSDFAAIKSQRFRWAFGAMQILKHHLPAMIGPSRLNIAQRYHFLTGWFAWLGDALQLVFVFASLAWTIGMLYMPQEFGLPVSALALPILVFMAFKGGLGPILYRRTMDAPWKDILGASILSVGMAHAIARGVFAGLVKKRGEFVRTPKGWKDKGTLAFFSPIREEIGLLLALVLGSVVLVWLRGAQDLEAQLWVGILALQCIPYLAAIACQAASYMPERPATTVEPAPETRPSASVTPIEEASVTPIVEVEAMRAGG, from the coding sequence ATGAAATACGCCGCTTCGCTGATTTACCGTCTGATCGTAGCGTTGATTCTTGCCGGCCTGGTCGCCGGAGCCCAATACCTCTTCGCGGAGCGGTGGAACCGCGGCACCGAGTTCATCGGCGCCGGCAACAGCATCCGCGGCTATGCCTACAGTCCTTTCCAGCGTGACCAGAGCCCGCTCAAGGGGACTTATCCGAACGAAGCCGAAATTGCCGCGGACCTCGACCTGCTCGCGCAGACGGGCGAACGCATCCGCACCTATGGCAGCACCGAAGTGCCGGCGATCGTCCGGCTGGCGGGCGAGCGCCGGTTGACGGTCACGGCCGGCGCCTGGCTGTCGCCGGACCCGGAAGCGAACGACCGCGAGATCGACGCGCTGATCGAGTCCGCACGCGAGATGCGGCACATCGAGCGCGTCATCGTCGGCAACGAAGTGCTGCTGCGCGGCGACCTGAGCGTCGCCGAGCTTTCCACCTATCTCGACAAGGTGCGCAAGGCCCTGCGACGGCCGAAAGTCCCGGTGTCCACGGCCGAGCCGTGGCACGTGTGGCTGAAGCACCCGGAGTTGGCCAAGAGCGTCGATTTCATCACCGTCCACCTGCTGCCCTACCACGAAGGGGTGCCGGTCGAGTCCGCTGTCGAATACGTATTGATGCGCTACGACGAGCTGGCGAAAGCGTTTCCGAAGAAGAAGATCGTCATCGGCGAAGTCGGCTGGCCGAGCCGCGGCCCGGTCATGAACAGTTTCGGCGCGGAGGAAACGACCTCCGTGCCGTCGGTGGAAAACGAGGCGCGCTTCATCCGCGAGTTCCTCGCCCATCCGCGCAGCCCGACGCTCGACTACTTCATCATGGAAGCGATCGACCAGCCATGGAAGATCCAGCTGGAAGGCTGGGCCGGCGCCTACTGGGGCATGTTCAACGCCGAGCGCCAGGCGAAGTTCCCGCTCGAAGGCCTCGTCGTGCAGGATATCCGCTGGCACGAGAAGGCGCGCATGGCCGCGCTGATCGCGCTCGTGCCGATGTTCCTGATCTGCTTCCTGCTGCGCGACTGGAGCATCCTCGGGCGGCTGTGGCTCTCGGCGCTGATTCAGGCCTGTGCGGTGACGCTGGTGATCGGTGCGAACGTGCCGGCCGATTACTACCTGACGCAGCGCGACCTGATCGGGCTGGCGATGCTGATCGGCGCGACGGTGCTGACGATCGCGGTGTTGCTGTCGCACGGTTTCGAATTCGGCGAGGTGCTCTTCAAGCGACGCTGGAAGCGGCGCTTCCTCCCGCTCACCCCGCTCGCCGCCGAACGCGAACCCTTCGTGTCGATCCATCTGGCCTGCTGCAACGAGCCGCCGGAGATGGTGATCGCGACGATCGACAGCCTGGCGGCGATGAACTACGGTAATTTCGAGGTGCTGGTACTCGACAACAACACGAAGGACGAGGCGCTGTGGAAGCCGCTCGAAGCGCGCTGCGCCGAGCTCGGCTCGCGTTTCCGCTTCTTCCACCTCGAGAACTGGCCGGGATTCAAGGCCGGGGCGCTGAACTTCGGCCTCAAGCAAACCGATCCGCGCGCCGAGGTCGTCGGCGTCGTCGACGCGGACTACGTCGTCTCGCCCGACTGGCTGTCCTGCCTGATCCCGCACTTCGACGCCGCCGACGTCGCTGTCGTGCAGGCGCCGCAGGCGCACCGCGACTGGGAAACGCAGCCGTTCCGCCGCATGTGCAACTGGGAATTCGAGGGCTTCTTCCGCATCGGCATGCATCACCGCAACGAGCGCAATGCGCTGATCCAGCACGGCACGATGACGCTGGTGCGCCGCCTCGCGCTCGAGGAAGTCGGCGGCTGGTCCGAATGGTGCATCTGCGAGGACACCGAACTGGGCCTGCGCCTGATCGAAAAAGGCTATGACACGCGCTACGTCGACCACATCCTCGGCCGCGGCTTGACGCCATCGGACTTCGCCGCGATCAAGAGCCAGCGCTTCCGCTGGGCTTTCGGCGCGATGCAGATACTCAAGCATCACCTGCCCGCGATGATCGGCCCGAGCCGGCTGAACATCGCGCAACGCTACCATTTCCTCACCGGCTGGTTCGCCTGGCTCGGTGACGCGCTGCAGCTCGTTTTCGTGTTCGCGAGCCTGGCGTGGACGATCGGCATGCTCTACATGCCCCAGGAGTTCGGCCTGCCGGTGTCTGCGCTCGCGCTGCCGATCCTGGTGTTCATGGCGTTCAAGGGCGGCCTCGGTCCGATCCTGTACCGGCGCACCATGGATGCGCCATGGAAGGACATCCTCGGTGCCTCGATCCTGTCGGTCGGCATGGCGCATGCGATTGCCCGCGGCGTGTTTGCGGGCCTCGTCAAGAAACGCGGGGAATTCGTCCGCACTCCCAAGGGGTGGAAGGACAAGGGAACGCTCGCATTCTTCTCGCCGATCCGCGAGGAAATCGGACTGCTGCTCGCGCTGGTTCTCGGCTCGGTGGTGCTGGTCTGGTTGCGCGGCGCACAGGATCTCGAAGCGCAGTTGTGGGTCGGCATCCTCGCGCTGCAGTGCATTCCCTACCTCGCCGCGATCGCCTGTCAGGCCGCTTCGTACATGCCCGAACGCCCTGCGACGACGGTCGAGCCGGCGCCCGAAACCAGGCCGTCGGCGAGCGTCACCCCGATCGAGGAGGCAAGCGTCACGCCGATCGTCGAAGTCGAGGCAATGCGTGCGGGCGGCTGA
- a CDS encoding ferredoxin--NADP reductase, producing MSNLAVERVLSVHHWNDSLFSFRTTRNRGLRFENGQFVMIGLEVDGRPLTRAYSIASPNYEEHLEFFSIKVPNGPLTSRLQHLKEGDPIVVSKKPTGTLVLHDLKPGKRLYMLATGTGLAPFLSLMQDPHTYERFEHVVLIHGVRTVSELAYRDFITRELADNEFFGEDARNKLIYYPTVTREPFVNQGRLTDLIETGKLFEDIGLPSLDPEHDRAMICGSPAMLKDSCEMLDARGFKISRHIGEPGDYVIERAFVEK from the coding sequence ATGAGCAATCTCGCTGTCGAACGTGTCCTGAGCGTCCACCACTGGAACGACTCGCTGTTCAGCTTCCGCACGACGCGTAACCGCGGCCTGCGCTTCGAGAATGGCCAGTTCGTCATGATAGGCCTCGAAGTGGACGGCCGGCCGCTGACGCGCGCCTACAGCATCGCAAGCCCGAACTACGAGGAGCATCTTGAATTCTTCAGCATCAAGGTGCCGAACGGGCCGCTCACGTCGCGGCTGCAGCACCTCAAGGAAGGCGATCCGATCGTCGTCAGCAAGAAGCCGACCGGAACGCTCGTGCTGCACGACCTGAAGCCCGGCAAGCGCCTGTACATGCTCGCGACCGGCACCGGTCTCGCCCCGTTCCTGAGCCTGATGCAGGATCCGCATACGTACGAGCGTTTCGAGCACGTCGTGCTGATTCATGGCGTGCGCACCGTGTCGGAGCTCGCCTACCGCGACTTCATCACGAGAGAACTGGCGGACAACGAGTTCTTCGGCGAGGACGCACGCAACAAGCTGATCTATTACCCGACCGTCACGCGCGAGCCGTTCGTCAACCAGGGGCGCCTGACGGACCTGATCGAAACCGGCAAGCTGTTCGAAGACATCGGCCTGCCGTCGCTCGATCCGGAGCACGACCGCGCGATGATCTGCGGCAGTCCGGCGATGCTCAAGGACAGCTGCGAGATGCTCGACGCGCGCGGCTTCAAGATCTCGCGCCATATCGGAGAGCCGGGCGACTACGTGATCGAGCGCGCCTTCGTCGAGAAGTGA
- a CDS encoding MBL fold metallo-hydrolase, with translation MKKTFKCMLAFCGALAVLAPVAPAQAEAPMVKTQVPGYYRTMLGQFEITALYDGAIELDSQLLKNVKEQELERLLSRMFIEGPKMQTAVNAYLINTGSNLVLVDAGAAKLFGSGLGHIVGNMRAAGYDPAQVDTVIVTHLHGDHVGGLGDSAGQMVFPNATIHVAQTDNDFWLSPQMAAQAPAEIQPFFKMAVDAAAPYQARGQWKTFAEGSEVVPGIRAVKAYGHTPGHTAYAVESNGEKLLIWGDVVHSHAVQFARPEVAFEFDVDQAQAVATRKSLMYSLAATKTLVAGMHLPFPGIGHVRADGKGIYSWIPAEFAPLPPASQ, from the coding sequence ATGAAAAAAACCTTCAAATGCATGCTTGCTTTTTGCGGCGCGCTCGCCGTCCTCGCGCCGGTCGCGCCCGCGCAGGCCGAAGCACCGATGGTCAAGACACAGGTGCCGGGCTACTACCGCACGATGCTCGGACAGTTCGAGATCACCGCGCTCTATGACGGCGCGATCGAACTCGACTCGCAGCTGCTGAAGAACGTGAAGGAACAGGAACTCGAGCGGCTGCTGTCACGGATGTTCATCGAGGGGCCGAAAATGCAGACTGCGGTGAACGCCTACCTGATCAACACCGGCAGCAACCTGGTGCTCGTCGATGCCGGCGCTGCGAAGCTGTTCGGGTCCGGGCTGGGCCACATCGTCGGCAACATGCGCGCCGCCGGCTACGACCCGGCCCAGGTCGATACCGTGATCGTCACTCACCTGCATGGCGACCACGTGGGCGGCCTCGGGGATTCCGCCGGCCAGATGGTGTTTCCGAACGCGACCATCCATGTGGCGCAGACTGACAACGACTTCTGGCTGTCGCCGCAGATGGCTGCCCAGGCGCCTGCCGAGATTCAGCCGTTCTTCAAGATGGCCGTCGATGCCGCCGCGCCCTACCAGGCTCGCGGACAATGGAAAACCTTCGCCGAAGGCAGCGAAGTGGTCCCCGGCATCCGCGCTGTGAAAGCATATGGCCACACGCCCGGGCACACTGCGTACGCAGTCGAGTCCAATGGCGAGAAGCTGCTGATCTGGGGCGATGTCGTGCATTCGCACGCAGTGCAGTTCGCGCGGCCCGAAGTCGCATTCGAGTTCGACGTCGACCAGGCGCAGGCGGTGGCGACGAGGAAGAGCCTGATGTATTCGCTGGCGGCGACGAAGACGCTGGTCGCGGGCATGCACCTGCCGTTTCCCGGCATCGGCCACGTACGTGCCGACGGCAAAGGCATCTACAGCTGGATTCCGGCCGAGTTCGCGCCGTTGCCGCCGGCCTCGCAGTGA
- a CDS encoding ChaN family lipoprotein codes for MAETLYAAGEAAVVLDYATLAKRIVAADVIYLGEQHGNPHHHAAQLKIVTDLVAAGRRPAIAFEFVTVPQTSELMSFVSMSRIPAHDKAAVRRLRGELGWQTGTEWRDYGPLLEFARAHRLRVAGIDLPQSLRRRISRVGTEGLNAVERTQFPDSGLVDPAYRQLMHERLNAAHCGFASPELVARLYATWLARNDTMTMAVTALAAEQPLEPVVVILGLGHVENNMGVYERVAQRAPTLRQLNIGFRARSAELRIADELAPLDRFGKQFAAAHEILWVTPPVAAQQPAPCEGLELRMKKMEK; via the coding sequence GTGGCTGAAACGCTTTATGCTGCCGGCGAGGCCGCGGTGGTGCTCGACTATGCAACGCTCGCGAAGCGCATTGTGGCTGCCGACGTCATCTATCTCGGCGAGCAGCACGGCAACCCGCATCATCATGCCGCGCAGCTCAAAATCGTGACCGACCTTGTCGCCGCCGGCCGCCGTCCGGCAATCGCGTTCGAGTTCGTGACCGTTCCGCAAACCAGCGAGTTGATGAGCTTCGTGTCGATGTCCCGGATTCCCGCACACGACAAGGCCGCGGTGCGGCGACTGCGCGGTGAGCTCGGCTGGCAGACCGGTACCGAGTGGCGCGACTACGGGCCGCTGCTCGAATTCGCGCGTGCACATCGGCTGCGTGTCGCGGGGATCGACCTTCCGCAGAGCCTGCGCCGCCGCATCAGCCGCGTCGGCACCGAAGGGCTCAACGCCGTCGAACGCACGCAGTTTCCCGACAGCGGGCTGGTCGATCCGGCCTATCGACAGCTGATGCACGAGCGGCTGAACGCGGCGCATTGCGGCTTCGCTTCGCCCGAACTCGTGGCGCGCCTGTACGCGACCTGGCTTGCCCGCAACGACACGATGACGATGGCCGTGACCGCGCTCGCAGCCGAACAGCCCCTTGAACCGGTGGTCGTGATTCTCGGGCTGGGCCATGTCGAGAACAACATGGGAGTTTATGAACGAGTGGCACAGCGCGCGCCGACACTGCGTCAGCTCAATATCGGCTTCCGCGCCCGCTCTGCGGAACTGCGCATTGCGGATGAACTCGCGCCGCTCGATCGCTTCGGCAAACAGTTTGCGGCGGCGCACGAGATCCTGTGGGTGACGCCGCCGGTGGCCGCACAGCAGCCGGCCCCTTGCGAAGGGCTGGAGCTGCGCATGAAGAAAATGGAGAAGTGA
- a CDS encoding CHASE domain-containing protein: MADDRSIGSAGSWSGRRPGRIVTMTLLAAALAALAMWVVWKQQSVEYQRDIASQFESEAGEIAVRLHERFLAYRLVLQGGRGLFQVMDRVDRRTWREYVGSLKLGDDIPGVQGLGFTLWLEPAELDRHIDALHAEGFDSYRVWPEGPRGGYSSIILLEPFEWRNQRALGYDMYSERVRREAMDRALRTGSAAMSGKTILVQETTADVQAGVLLYTPVFVKGMPIATEDERRQALHGWVYMPFRMRDLMQGMLGPYSEGVRLRVFDEVESSQALLYDSHRGRVADEQPEFLSVKHLTLAGRTWLVRLEALPGYASPFDVRHAEMAAIGMVGLLFVMATWFFALTRERARALARMTASLLHSERRYSALVNVAQEGIAATDEEFRLTFVNPSLAEILGRSEAELLGRRLDELWRGSEAESREQILARLARGQGRRYETDLVRGNGQWLTALVSDAPLTYTEGGLRGAIVVLLDITERKDVERRIAHLATHDVLTGIPNRLMFSQQLTHAVDQAKRYGHRFGLLFVDLDHFKRVNDEFGHHAGDQLLREAVSRMQHAVRSSDMLGRRGGDEFVVLLPEIESGHDAEVVAEKIRLALEQPFVLDGKEARISSSIGIALYPDHGADEGALMRRADEAMYRAKSEGRNRVAY, from the coding sequence ATGGCCGACGACCGTAGCATCGGGAGTGCCGGAAGCTGGTCGGGGCGTCGCCCCGGCCGGATTGTGACGATGACGCTGCTCGCCGCGGCGTTGGCGGCGCTCGCGATGTGGGTCGTGTGGAAACAGCAATCCGTGGAATATCAGCGCGATATCGCCAGCCAGTTCGAGTCGGAAGCCGGGGAAATCGCGGTGCGCCTCCACGAGCGGTTTCTCGCCTACCGACTCGTGTTGCAGGGGGGGCGCGGCCTGTTCCAGGTGATGGACCGGGTCGATCGCCGGACATGGCGTGAGTACGTCGGCTCGCTGAAGCTGGGAGACGACATTCCGGGTGTCCAGGGTCTCGGTTTTACGCTCTGGCTGGAGCCCGCGGAGCTCGATCGCCATATCGACGCGCTGCATGCCGAGGGGTTCGACAGTTATCGGGTGTGGCCGGAAGGGCCGCGCGGCGGCTATTCCAGCATCATCCTGCTCGAGCCGTTCGAGTGGCGCAACCAGCGTGCTCTGGGCTACGACATGTACTCCGAAAGGGTGCGCCGCGAGGCGATGGACCGCGCCCTGCGTACCGGCAGCGCTGCGATGTCGGGCAAGACCATCCTGGTCCAGGAAACGACTGCCGACGTCCAGGCGGGAGTGCTGCTCTACACGCCGGTGTTCGTGAAAGGCATGCCGATCGCGACCGAAGACGAGCGGCGGCAGGCGCTGCACGGCTGGGTGTATATGCCGTTCCGCATGAGGGATCTGATGCAGGGCATGCTCGGGCCCTATTCGGAAGGCGTGCGCCTGAGAGTCTTCGACGAGGTGGAAAGCTCGCAAGCCCTGCTGTATGACAGCCATCGCGGGCGCGTGGCCGACGAGCAGCCGGAATTCCTGAGCGTCAAGCACCTCACGCTGGCCGGTCGCACGTGGCTGGTGAGGCTCGAGGCACTGCCCGGGTATGCGTCCCCGTTCGATGTCCGGCACGCCGAAATGGCTGCGATCGGCATGGTCGGGCTGTTGTTCGTCATGGCGACATGGTTTTTCGCGCTGACGCGCGAGCGCGCGAGGGCCCTCGCGCGCATGACGGCGTCGCTGCTGCACAGCGAACGCCGGTACAGCGCCCTGGTGAATGTGGCGCAGGAGGGGATTGCAGCGACCGACGAGGAATTTCGCCTGACTTTCGTGAACCCCAGCCTGGCGGAGATCCTCGGCCGCAGCGAAGCGGAATTGCTTGGTCGCCGGTTGGACGAGTTATGGCGAGGTAGCGAGGCGGAAAGCCGCGAACAGATCCTCGCGCGGCTGGCCAGGGGGCAGGGCAGACGCTACGAAACGGATCTCGTGCGCGGCAACGGGCAGTGGCTCACCGCACTGGTGTCCGACGCTCCGCTCACCTACACCGAGGGCGGATTGAGGGGGGCGATCGTCGTGCTGCTGGACATTACCGAGCGCAAGGACGTCGAGCGCCGTATCGCCCACCTGGCCACGCACGACGTGCTGACCGGCATTCCGAACCGCCTGATGTTCAGCCAGCAGCTGACGCACGCGGTGGATCAGGCGAAGCGGTATGGGCACCGGTTCGGCCTGCTGTTCGTCGATCTCGACCACTTCAAGCGCGTCAATGACGAATTCGGTCATCACGCCGGCGATCAGCTGCTGCGTGAAGCGGTCAGCCGGATGCAGCATGCAGTGCGCTCGAGCGACATGCTCGGGCGGCGCGGCGGGGACGAATTCGTCGTGCTGCTGCCTGAGATCGAGTCCGGCCACGACGCGGAGGTGGTCGCCGAGAAGATCCGCCTGGCGCTCGAGCAGCCTTTCGTCCTCGACGGAAAAGAGGCCCGCATCTCGTCGAGCATCGGCATCGCGCTGTATCCCGACCACGGCGCCGACGAGGGTGCGTTGATGCGGCGTGCCGACGAGGCGATGTACCGCGCCAAGAGCGAAGGGCGAAACCGCGTCGCGTACTGA
- a CDS encoding LysR substrate-binding domain-containing protein, which translates to MRYTLRQLAIFVAVARNGSISRAAETLSMSQSAASSGLAELERQFDVQLFDRVGKSVRLNELGERLLLRAVEFLGRAEDIEALLRGQTGYGTLDIGATLTIGNYLATLIVAEFLQRHSDSRIRLGVHNTATIIQQVASFELDLGLIEGKCQHAELEVVPWLEDELVVFCAPTHPLTGCTQADEKTLLEQPWILREIGSGTRETFDQAMRHVEGRLDVRLELEHTEAIKRAVESGLGVGCISRLALREAFRRGSLVPVETPWLDLRRRFHFLWHRRKFRTPGMRAFLELCLEMTAGARRSDEIALSYIR; encoded by the coding sequence ATGCGCTATACCTTGCGGCAGCTCGCGATTTTTGTCGCCGTCGCGCGCAACGGCAGCATTTCACGCGCCGCCGAGACGCTCTCGATGTCGCAGTCGGCGGCGAGCAGCGGACTCGCGGAGCTCGAGCGCCAGTTCGACGTGCAGCTGTTCGACCGCGTCGGAAAGTCCGTCCGGCTGAACGAGCTGGGCGAACGGCTGTTGCTGCGCGCGGTGGAGTTCCTCGGTCGCGCCGAAGACATCGAGGCGCTGCTGCGGGGGCAAACCGGCTACGGGACGTTGGACATCGGCGCGACGCTGACGATCGGCAATTACCTCGCGACGCTGATCGTCGCCGAATTTCTCCAGCGTCACAGCGACAGTCGCATCCGTCTCGGCGTTCACAACACGGCGACGATCATCCAGCAGGTGGCGAGCTTCGAACTCGACCTGGGGCTGATCGAAGGCAAATGTCAGCACGCCGAACTCGAAGTCGTGCCGTGGCTCGAAGACGAGCTGGTGGTGTTCTGCGCGCCGACGCATCCGCTCACCGGCTGCACCCAGGCCGACGAGAAAACCCTCCTGGAGCAGCCATGGATCCTGCGCGAGATCGGTTCGGGCACGCGCGAGACGTTCGACCAGGCGATGCGACACGTCGAAGGGCGGCTCGACGTGCGGCTCGAACTCGAGCACACCGAAGCGATCAAGCGAGCGGTCGAGTCGGGCCTCGGTGTCGGCTGCATTTCGCGGCTGGCCCTGCGCGAAGCGTTCCGCCGCGGCAGCCTCGTGCCCGTCGAGACGCCGTGGCTGGACCTGCGGCGGCGCTTTCATTTCCTGTGGCATCGGCGGAAGTTCCGCACGCCGGGGATGCGAGCCTTTCTCGAACTGTGTCTCGAGATGACCGCAGGCGCCCGACGCAGCGACGAGATCGCGTTGAGTTACATTCGCTGA
- a CDS encoding glycine cleavage system protein R, with translation MSRLLVLTVIGDDRPGLVEELSSVITAHQGNWLESSMAQLAGKFAGLLKISVPPEHVQALETALAKLSALRVMVECSMDSAVETAHRHRRLSFSLVGHDRIGIVREVSQVFARHGVNVEKLVTRTSSAPMSSETLFHAEAELKAGEHVDADALKADLERLSNDLIADINLDELVG, from the coding sequence GTGTCCAGACTACTCGTTCTCACGGTGATCGGCGACGATCGCCCCGGGCTTGTCGAAGAGCTCTCGTCGGTGATCACCGCCCATCAGGGCAACTGGCTCGAATCGTCGATGGCCCAGCTCGCGGGCAAGTTCGCCGGCCTGCTCAAGATCAGCGTGCCGCCCGAACACGTGCAGGCGCTGGAAACCGCGCTGGCGAAACTCTCGGCGCTGCGCGTGATGGTGGAATGCTCGATGGACAGCGCCGTCGAGACAGCCCACCGCCATCGCCGGCTCTCGTTCAGCCTCGTCGGGCACGACCGCATCGGCATCGTTCGCGAAGTCTCGCAAGTGTTCGCGCGTCACGGCGTCAACGTCGAAAAACTCGTCACCCGCACGTCGAGCGCGCCGATGTCGTCGGAGACGCTGTTCCATGCCGAAGCGGAGCTGAAGGCCGGCGAGCATGTCGATGCCGACGCGCTCAAGGCCGATCTCGAGCGCCTTTCGAACGACCTGATCGCCGATATCAACCTCGACGAACTGGTCGGGTGA
- a CDS encoding biotin/lipoyl-containing protein: protein MPKYPECWDSCGSCRTGEVFVQSVLVRNGEEIGADDTLIVLETGKVALDIPSPYSGILIDVRVEEGDPIDEGEVIATIEVD from the coding sequence ATGCCGAAGTATCCCGAATGCTGGGACAGCTGCGGCTCATGCCGAACCGGCGAAGTGTTCGTCCAGAGCGTGCTGGTCCGCAACGGCGAAGAAATCGGCGCGGACGACACGCTGATCGTCCTCGAAACGGGCAAAGTCGCGCTCGACATTCCCAGTCCGTATTCCGGAATCCTTATCGACGTACGTGTCGAGGAAGGCGATCCGATCGACGAAGGCGAAGTCATCGCGACGATCGAAGTCGACTGA
- the ettA gene encoding energy-dependent translational throttle protein EttA, with protein sequence MAQYVMSMLRVSKIVPPKRQIIKDISLSFFPGAKIGLLGLNGSGKSTVLRIMAGVDKEFDGEVQHLPGIRLGYLPQEPQLDAAKTVKEEVESGLGEILEARHKLDAIYAAYAEPDADFDKLAEEQAKYENILATAGADIETQMEIAADALRLPPWDAVIGKLSGGEKRRVALCKLLLSRPDMLLLDEPTNHLDAESVEWLEQFLTRFPGTVVAVTHDRYFLDNAAEWILELDRGHGIPWKGNYSSWLEQKGERLAQESKQEAAHQKAMKTELEWARSNPKARQAKSKARLARYEEMTTVEYQKRNETQEIFIPPGERLGSKVIEFNGVSKAFGDKLLMDNVSFSIPPGAIVGIIGPNGAGKSTLFKMIEGRDKPDAGEVVVGPTVKIAAVDQTREGLANDKTVFEAVSDGADVLTVGRFEMPSRAYLGRFNFKGGDQQKIVGNLSGGERGRLHLAKTLIAGGNVLLLDEPSNDLDVETLRALEDALLEFAGCALVISHDRWFLDRICTHILSAEGDSQWTFFAGNYQEYEDDKKKRLGEEGAKPKRIRYKPISR encoded by the coding sequence ATGGCCCAATATGTAATGTCAATGCTCCGTGTGAGCAAGATCGTGCCGCCGAAACGGCAGATCATCAAGGATATTTCCCTTTCGTTCTTTCCCGGCGCAAAAATCGGCCTGCTCGGCCTGAACGGTTCCGGCAAGTCCACGGTGCTGCGCATCATGGCCGGCGTCGACAAGGAATTCGACGGCGAGGTGCAGCACCTGCCGGGCATCCGCCTCGGCTACCTGCCGCAGGAACCGCAGCTCGACGCGGCGAAGACAGTGAAGGAGGAGGTCGAATCGGGCCTCGGCGAAATCCTCGAAGCGCGCCACAAGCTCGACGCGATCTACGCCGCGTACGCCGAACCCGACGCCGACTTCGACAAGCTCGCCGAAGAGCAGGCGAAGTACGAGAACATCCTCGCGACCGCCGGCGCCGACATCGAGACGCAGATGGAAATCGCCGCCGATGCGCTGCGCCTGCCGCCGTGGGACGCGGTCATCGGCAAGCTCTCCGGCGGCGAAAAGCGCCGCGTCGCGCTGTGCAAGCTGCTGCTGTCGCGGCCCGACATGCTGCTGCTCGACGAACCGACGAACCACCTCGACGCCGAATCGGTCGAGTGGCTCGAACAGTTCCTCACGCGCTTCCCCGGCACCGTCGTCGCCGTCACCCACGACCGCTACTTCCTCGACAACGCGGCCGAATGGATCCTCGAACTCGACCGCGGCCACGGCATCCCGTGGAAAGGCAACTACTCGAGCTGGCTCGAGCAGAAAGGCGAGCGCCTGGCGCAGGAAAGCAAGCAGGAAGCCGCCCACCAGAAGGCGATGAAGACCGAACTCGAATGGGCGCGCTCGAACCCGAAGGCGCGCCAGGCCAAATCGAAGGCGCGGCTCGCGCGCTACGAGGAAATGACGACCGTCGAATACCAGAAGCGCAACGAGACCCAGGAAATCTTCATTCCGCCCGGCGAGCGCCTGGGCAGCAAGGTCATCGAATTCAACGGCGTATCGAAAGCGTTCGGCGACAAGCTGCTGATGGACAACGTCAGCTTCAGCATCCCGCCCGGAGCGATCGTCGGCATCATCGGTCCGAACGGCGCCGGCAAGTCGACGCTGTTCAAGATGATCGAAGGCCGCGACAAGCCGGACGCAGGCGAAGTCGTCGTCGGGCCGACGGTCAAGATCGCCGCCGTCGACCAGACCCGCGAAGGCCTCGCCAACGACAAGACGGTGTTCGAAGCGGTCTCGGACGGGGCCGACGTGCTCACCGTCGGGCGCTTCGAAATGCCGAGCCGCGCCTACCTCGGCCGCTTCAACTTCAAGGGCGGCGACCAGCAGAAGATCGTCGGCAACCTGTCCGGCGGCGAGCGCGGGCGACTGCACCTGGCCAAGACGCTGATCGCCGGCGGCAACGTGCTGCTGCTCGACGAACCGTCCAACGACCTCGACGTCGAGACCCTGCGCGCCCTCGAAGACGCGCTGCTCGAATTCGCCGGCTGCGCGCTCGTCATTTCCCACGACCGCTGGTTCCTCGACCGCATCTGCACGCACATCCTGTCGGCCGAAGGCGACTCGCAATGGACGTTCTTCGCCGGAAACTACCAGGAATACGAAGACGACAAGAAGAAACGCCTCGGCGAGGAAGGCGCGAAGCCCAAGCGCATCCGCTACAAGCCAATCAGCCGCTGA